In Microbacterium sp. 1.5R, the following are encoded in one genomic region:
- a CDS encoding helix-turn-helix transcriptional regulator, with amino-acid sequence MPPSAPSAAMVGRETELATIRELFRRAVDGVPVAALIEGEAGIGKSRLLREFSAEVANRADVHVGWCLDLGASRTPFGPLAGILRSIVASMGADRVREEIGVGVEALGMLLPELNPTERSQTSPDRLRDAIAALIEAAAEHAPQVLVVEDLHWADESTLALLSFLLRTLGHGRILLILTCRSDDVRRGDAVSRFIGESTRARLLERVAIDRLDTSAVRALVESLTGQPVTDAALDRIHDRAEGVPFFVEELAGCSTGPLPGSLRDLLLARFDRLSDDARRVVQVVSGAERPLTHPLVTRLAGLPEARLDEAIREATLSGILVVVDDDYRFRHALLREAVHDDLLPGERARLHRAYAEALEENCSGAETADSAALAYHWQLAQDDRRALAAAVTAMADAKSRFAFASAARFGELALDLWIQVPDAEAVVGVARLEVLRTLGSVLRNAGDGERALAVVDLALAEVDPTTVDPRMHARLLRDKAYYTMNLGRAGAVPLLQQALEILEAGVDDGRLRASVLNQLASRYMISGRLDEAIALAAEAGERAARAGSDDEASIAANVRGGARAHLGDLDAGHREYALALQLAKGTNAEMRYRVNYSDLLGLLGRYRDAVRVAEEGLAPARAFGVERTTGALMTQNMAVPLLEMGEIERVEGMLARELAQRTLRISHMYSTMTRVRVLSWRGRHEEAAEILREWHPAFEETGRVERQIWYDEVMMRVAVAEGRGDLAGALGEVRAMLADQGPVSLHQRRLLLEAAWFIAELRASGVEVEAAVADVRDAWRAQPSQLRGDRWETILEAFLFPSVAALRQAVEHADDRDVPVTFAVTTRLALARALVDAGDRGEASAVLSAAMRQAERLGHVPLGRIVGGFQAAAGLAAASGTASGTAASGTAGVEPDADPLTARERQVLELIAEGLSNRQIGERLFISVKTVSVHVSAVLRKLGVSTRTEAAVLQKNPNFRDTGQPAVVR; translated from the coding sequence ATGCCCCCGTCCGCCCCCAGCGCCGCGATGGTCGGCCGAGAGACCGAGCTCGCGACCATCCGCGAGCTGTTCCGGCGAGCGGTCGACGGGGTCCCGGTGGCCGCGCTCATCGAGGGCGAGGCGGGCATCGGCAAGTCCCGACTGCTGCGCGAGTTCAGCGCCGAGGTGGCGAACCGCGCAGACGTGCATGTCGGCTGGTGCCTCGATCTCGGGGCGTCGCGCACGCCCTTCGGGCCGCTCGCCGGCATCCTCCGGTCGATCGTCGCGAGCATGGGCGCCGACCGGGTGCGGGAGGAGATCGGCGTCGGCGTCGAGGCGCTGGGCATGCTGCTGCCCGAGCTCAACCCCACCGAGCGATCGCAGACCAGCCCTGACCGCCTGCGCGATGCGATCGCGGCGCTCATCGAGGCGGCCGCCGAACACGCGCCGCAGGTGCTCGTCGTCGAAGACCTGCACTGGGCTGACGAGTCGACCCTGGCGCTGCTCTCCTTCCTGCTGCGCACCCTCGGGCACGGCCGCATCCTCCTGATCCTGACCTGCCGCTCCGACGACGTGCGACGCGGCGATGCCGTGAGCCGCTTCATCGGCGAGTCCACCCGCGCGCGTCTGCTCGAGAGGGTCGCGATCGATCGGCTCGACACCTCGGCTGTCCGTGCGCTCGTCGAATCGCTCACCGGGCAGCCCGTGACAGACGCGGCGCTCGATCGCATCCACGATCGAGCCGAGGGCGTGCCCTTCTTCGTCGAAGAGCTCGCCGGGTGCTCGACCGGTCCCCTGCCCGGCAGTCTGCGCGACCTGCTGCTCGCCCGATTCGACCGTCTCAGCGATGACGCCCGGCGGGTGGTGCAGGTCGTCTCGGGAGCCGAGCGTCCGCTGACCCACCCGCTCGTCACCCGCCTCGCGGGCCTGCCCGAAGCCCGCCTCGACGAGGCGATCCGCGAGGCGACGCTCAGCGGCATCCTCGTCGTGGTCGACGACGACTACCGGTTCCGGCATGCGCTGCTGCGCGAAGCCGTGCACGACGATCTGCTCCCGGGCGAGAGAGCGCGGCTGCACCGGGCGTATGCCGAGGCGCTCGAGGAGAACTGCTCAGGGGCCGAAACCGCCGACTCCGCCGCGCTCGCCTATCACTGGCAGCTCGCGCAAGACGACCGGCGAGCGCTCGCCGCGGCCGTCACCGCGATGGCCGACGCCAAGTCGCGGTTCGCCTTCGCGAGCGCTGCCCGCTTCGGCGAGCTCGCCCTCGACCTGTGGATCCAGGTGCCGGATGCCGAGGCCGTCGTGGGTGTGGCGCGCCTCGAGGTGCTGCGCACTCTCGGTTCCGTGCTGCGCAACGCGGGAGACGGAGAACGGGCGCTCGCCGTGGTCGACCTCGCGCTCGCCGAGGTCGATCCGACGACGGTCGACCCCCGCATGCACGCCCGGCTGCTGCGCGACAAGGCGTACTACACGATGAACCTCGGCCGCGCCGGCGCGGTCCCGCTGCTGCAGCAGGCGCTCGAGATCCTCGAGGCGGGCGTCGACGACGGCCGGCTGCGCGCCTCGGTGCTGAACCAGCTCGCCAGTCGCTACATGATCTCGGGGCGACTCGACGAGGCGATCGCGTTGGCCGCGGAGGCGGGCGAGCGGGCCGCGCGCGCCGGGTCGGACGACGAGGCATCGATCGCCGCGAACGTCCGGGGCGGAGCCCGCGCGCACCTCGGCGACCTCGACGCGGGGCACCGCGAGTACGCGCTCGCCCTGCAGCTCGCCAAAGGCACGAACGCCGAGATGAGATACCGGGTCAACTATTCGGATCTGCTCGGCCTGCTGGGGCGCTATCGCGATGCCGTCAGGGTCGCCGAAGAGGGGCTCGCGCCCGCGCGCGCTTTCGGCGTCGAGCGCACCACGGGCGCGCTGATGACGCAGAACATGGCCGTGCCACTGCTCGAGATGGGCGAGATCGAACGGGTCGAGGGGATGCTGGCGCGCGAGCTCGCTCAGCGGACCCTGCGCATCTCGCACATGTACTCCACGATGACGCGCGTGCGGGTGCTCTCCTGGCGAGGCAGACACGAGGAGGCGGCCGAGATCCTTCGCGAGTGGCACCCCGCATTCGAGGAGACCGGTCGGGTCGAACGTCAGATCTGGTACGACGAGGTCATGATGCGCGTGGCCGTCGCCGAGGGGCGGGGCGACCTCGCGGGTGCTCTCGGTGAGGTCAGGGCGATGCTCGCCGATCAGGGGCCGGTGTCCCTGCATCAGCGTCGACTGCTGCTCGAGGCGGCATGGTTCATCGCCGAGCTGCGGGCATCCGGCGTCGAGGTCGAGGCGGCGGTCGCAGACGTGCGCGACGCGTGGCGCGCCCAACCTTCGCAGCTGCGAGGCGACAGGTGGGAGACGATCCTCGAGGCATTCCTCTTCCCGTCCGTCGCAGCCCTGCGCCAGGCGGTCGAGCACGCAGACGACCGCGATGTGCCCGTGACGTTCGCGGTGACCACGCGTCTCGCTCTCGCTCGCGCACTCGTCGACGCAGGAGACCGAGGGGAGGCGAGCGCCGTGCTCTCGGCCGCGATGCGCCAGGCGGAGCGCCTCGGCCACGTTCCCCTGGGGCGGATCGTCGGTGGTTTCCAAGCGGCGGCTGGCCTCGCCGCAGCATCCGGCACCGCATCCGGCACTGCGGCATCCGGCACCGCCGGCGTCGAACCGGATGCCGACCCGCTCACCGCCCGCGAGCGGCAGGTGCTCGAGCTGATCGCCGAGGGTCTGAGCAACCGCCAGATCGGGGAGCGGCTCTTCATCAGCGTCAAGACGGTGAGCGTCCACGTGTCGGCCGTGCTGCGCAAACTCGGGGTGAGCACCCGCACCGAGGCGGCTGTTCTTCAGAAGAATCCGAACTTCCGGGACACCGGTCAGCCTGCCGTGGTACGTTGA
- a CDS encoding FUSC family protein, translating into MRIHAAIRASKRSPLLQVVKSAAATIAAWMLAGWVVPGQLPVFAAIAALLVVQPSVNQSLSKALERSIGVIAGVVIAVALGLLLGSPSWIVLLAIVVAMLVAWAFRATPGTGNQVAISAMLVLALGSTPDYAIARIFETLIGVVIGIVVNALIVPPVLVAPARRDLGLLGSELASSLDRLADALPEPQTPATLHQLMLEARLLRPMKDAAEASIAAGEESLTLNPRRSTHREELVEMRALLERLTPIVTQTIGMTRAYFDHYDDSIGEEPAVTAIAEQLRRAGHDVRLAVQIAAVSPEPEALTSAIPALTAPLVIRPPSSTHWILIGSLMEDLRRIRAELVDEE; encoded by the coding sequence ATGCGCATCCACGCCGCGATCCGCGCCTCGAAGCGCTCACCCCTGCTGCAGGTGGTGAAGTCCGCCGCGGCGACGATCGCCGCATGGATGCTCGCGGGATGGGTGGTTCCGGGACAGCTCCCCGTCTTCGCCGCGATCGCCGCTCTGCTCGTCGTGCAGCCCAGCGTCAACCAGTCGCTGTCGAAGGCGCTCGAACGCAGCATCGGCGTGATCGCCGGCGTGGTGATCGCGGTCGCCCTGGGCCTTCTTCTGGGGTCGCCGAGCTGGATCGTGCTGCTCGCCATCGTGGTGGCAATGCTCGTCGCGTGGGCCTTCCGGGCGACGCCCGGCACCGGCAACCAGGTGGCCATCTCGGCGATGCTCGTGCTCGCGCTGGGCTCGACTCCCGACTATGCGATAGCGCGCATCTTCGAGACCCTGATCGGCGTGGTCATCGGCATCGTCGTGAACGCCCTGATCGTGCCGCCCGTGCTGGTCGCCCCGGCCCGACGCGATCTCGGGCTGCTGGGCAGCGAGCTCGCCTCGAGCCTCGACCGACTCGCCGATGCGCTGCCCGAACCCCAGACTCCCGCCACGCTGCATCAGCTCATGCTCGAAGCCAGACTGCTGCGCCCGATGAAGGACGCGGCAGAGGCATCCATCGCTGCGGGTGAGGAATCCCTCACTCTGAACCCGCGCCGGTCGACGCACCGTGAAGAGCTCGTCGAGATGCGCGCACTGCTCGAACGGCTGACGCCCATCGTGACGCAGACCATCGGGATGACGCGCGCCTACTTCGACCACTACGACGACTCCATCGGTGAGGAGCCGGCCGTCACGGCCATCGCGGAGCAGCTGCGGCGCGCAGGACACGATGTGCGACTGGCTGTGCAGATCGCCGCCGTGTCCCCGGAGCCCGAGGCCCTGACCTCGGCGATCCCGGCACTGACCGCGCCTCTCGTCATCCGGCCGCCCTCGTCGACGCACTGGATCCTCATCGGGTCGCTGATGGAGGACCTCAGGCGCATCCGCGCGGAGCTCGTCGACGAGGAATGA
- a CDS encoding cold-shock protein: protein MATGTVKWFNAEKGFGFIAPDDGTDDLFAHYSAITGSGFKELRENQKVEFDAERGPKGMQAANIRAL, encoded by the coding sequence ATGGCCACTGGCACTGTGAAATGGTTCAACGCGGAAAAGGGCTTCGGCTTCATCGCTCCCGATGACGGCACGGACGACCTCTTCGCCCACTACTCGGCAATCACCGGCTCCGGTTTCAAGGAGCTTCGTGAGAACCAGAAGGTCGAATTCGACGCTGAGCGTGGCCCCAAGGGCATGCAGGCTGCGAACATCCGCGCTCTCTGA
- a CDS encoding DNA alkylation repair protein — protein MSDMTVPEALAELAALEDPKMRAANEKRGDDHGINLSRMRTLAKRIKTDQPLAKELWATGDTAARLLALLICTPRAFTADELDAMLRQTQAPKVNDWFVNYVAKKTPLAEELRLRWFDDSDPTVAAAAWSLTTVRVAKDAEGLDLDHLLDLIERDLQNAPSRLQWAMNETLANIGIFHPELRSRALEIGERLQVLADYPTAPGCTSPFAPIWIGEIVRRREG, from the coding sequence ATGTCCGACATGACCGTTCCCGAGGCTCTGGCCGAGCTCGCCGCCCTCGAGGATCCGAAGATGCGCGCCGCGAACGAGAAGCGCGGCGACGACCACGGCATCAATCTCAGCCGCATGCGCACCCTCGCGAAGCGCATCAAGACAGACCAGCCCCTGGCGAAAGAGCTGTGGGCGACCGGCGACACCGCCGCCCGGCTGCTGGCGCTGCTGATCTGCACGCCGCGCGCGTTCACCGCCGACGAGCTCGACGCGATGCTGCGACAGACTCAGGCCCCCAAGGTCAACGACTGGTTCGTGAACTACGTCGCGAAGAAGACCCCCCTCGCGGAGGAGCTGCGGCTGCGCTGGTTCGACGACTCCGACCCGACCGTCGCCGCGGCCGCATGGTCGCTCACGACGGTGCGCGTCGCGAAGGATGCCGAGGGCCTCGACCTCGATCACCTGCTCGATCTGATCGAGCGCGATCTGCAGAACGCGCCCTCGCGGTTGCAGTGGGCGATGAACGAGACGCTCGCCAACATCGGCATCTTCCACCCGGAGCTGCGGTCCAGGGCGCTCGAGATCGGTGAGCGCCTGCAGGTGCTCGCCGACTACCCCACCGCGCCCGGCTGCACCTCGCCGTTCGCGCCGATCTGGATCGGCGAGATCGTGCGGCGGCGCGAGGGCTGA
- a CDS encoding DEAD/DEAH box helicase — protein MPAILDHTTLTDGSDADAVYTAFVEWAESTGISLYPAQDEAVIEIVSGNNLILSTPTGTGKSLVAVGAHFAALVEGRRSFYTAPIKALVSEKFFSLVDVFGASNVGMITGDSSVNPDAPIICCTAEILANLALRQGTDAAVHQVVMDEFHFYADPDRGWAWQVPLLELPQAQFILMSATLGDVSQLSSDLTRRTGRDTASVTGVERPVPLHYFYETTPIHETIDDLLSTGQAPIYVVHFSQAAAMERAQALSSTKVATREQRDEIAALIGGFRFTTAFGKTLSRFLRAGIGVHHAGMLPKYRRLVEQLAQRGLLRVICGTDTLGVGINVPIRTVLLTALTKFDGTRMRQLSAREFHQIAGRAGRAGFDTAGTVVAQAPEHESENVAAIKKAGDDPKKKRKIVRKKAPDGFVSWGEPSFRKLIDAEPETLTSHMQITSAMMLNVIGRGGDVFGNMRALVYDNHEPRKRQRELALRAIGIYRTLLESGVVEQTADGEIRLTVDLQPNFALNQPLSPFALAAFELLDRDPAAGTGTGSYALDMISIVESTLDDPRAILGQQEFLARGEAVAVMKREGIEYDERMELLEEITYPKPLDELLTAAFETFSAAQPWIRDFELHPKSVVRDMYERAMSFGEYVAYYKIARSEGVVLRYLSDAYRAASQTIPEEAKDEDLRDLIEWLGELVRQVDSSLLDEWEELVNGVLHGPDDEPIVPPAPKRLTSNVRAFRTLVRNELFRRVQLAAREDVAALAELDPTFGADAWSDALDGYFADHDEILTGANARSSQLLLLTEGATEWTVRQILDDPAGDHDWGISATVDLAASDEEGAAVVTVTGIDRL, from the coding sequence ATGCCTGCGATCCTCGACCACACGACGCTGACCGACGGATCCGATGCGGATGCCGTCTACACGGCGTTCGTCGAATGGGCCGAGTCGACCGGCATCAGCCTCTACCCCGCCCAGGACGAGGCGGTCATCGAGATCGTCTCGGGCAACAACCTGATCCTGTCGACGCCCACCGGCACCGGCAAGTCGCTCGTCGCGGTCGGCGCGCATTTCGCCGCGCTGGTCGAGGGGCGCCGCTCGTTCTACACCGCCCCGATCAAGGCGCTCGTGAGCGAGAAGTTCTTCTCCCTCGTCGACGTCTTCGGCGCCTCGAACGTCGGCATGATCACGGGCGACTCCTCGGTCAACCCGGATGCCCCGATCATCTGCTGCACGGCCGAGATCCTCGCGAACCTCGCGCTGCGCCAGGGCACGGACGCTGCGGTGCATCAGGTCGTCATGGACGAGTTCCATTTCTATGCCGACCCCGACCGCGGATGGGCCTGGCAGGTACCGCTGCTCGAGCTGCCGCAGGCGCAGTTCATCCTCATGTCGGCCACCCTGGGCGACGTGTCGCAGCTGTCGAGCGACCTCACCCGCAGGACCGGCCGTGACACGGCATCCGTCACCGGCGTCGAGCGCCCGGTTCCGCTGCACTACTTCTATGAGACGACGCCGATCCACGAGACGATCGACGACCTGCTGAGCACGGGCCAGGCGCCGATCTACGTCGTGCACTTCTCGCAGGCCGCTGCGATGGAGCGGGCCCAGGCCTTGTCGAGCACGAAGGTCGCCACGCGTGAGCAGCGCGACGAGATCGCGGCCCTGATCGGCGGTTTCCGCTTCACGACCGCCTTCGGCAAGACCCTCTCCCGGTTCCTCCGCGCCGGCATCGGCGTGCACCATGCCGGGATGCTCCCGAAGTACCGACGCCTGGTCGAGCAGCTCGCCCAGCGAGGTCTGCTGCGCGTGATCTGCGGCACCGACACGCTCGGCGTCGGCATCAACGTCCCGATCCGCACGGTGCTGCTGACCGCTCTGACCAAGTTCGACGGCACCCGGATGCGGCAGCTCAGCGCCCGCGAGTTCCACCAGATCGCCGGGCGGGCGGGCCGCGCGGGCTTCGACACGGCCGGCACCGTCGTCGCCCAGGCTCCGGAGCACGAGAGCGAGAACGTCGCCGCGATCAAGAAGGCCGGCGACGACCCGAAGAAGAAGCGCAAGATCGTGCGCAAGAAGGCTCCCGATGGCTTCGTCTCGTGGGGCGAGCCGTCGTTCCGCAAGCTGATCGACGCCGAGCCCGAGACCCTCACCTCGCACATGCAGATCACGAGCGCCATGATGCTCAACGTGATCGGGCGCGGCGGCGACGTCTTCGGCAACATGCGCGCACTCGTCTACGACAACCACGAACCTCGCAAACGACAGCGCGAACTCGCTCTGCGCGCCATCGGCATCTACCGCACGCTGCTCGAATCGGGCGTCGTCGAGCAGACGGCCGACGGCGAGATCCGCCTGACCGTCGATCTGCAGCCGAACTTCGCCCTGAACCAGCCGCTGTCTCCGTTCGCTCTCGCCGCCTTCGAACTGCTCGACCGCGACCCGGCTGCCGGCACCGGAACCGGGTCGTACGCCCTGGACATGATCTCGATCGTCGAGTCGACGCTCGATGATCCGCGTGCGATCCTCGGACAGCAGGAGTTCCTGGCACGGGGCGAGGCCGTCGCCGTCATGAAGCGCGAGGGCATCGAGTACGACGAGCGCATGGAGCTGCTCGAGGAGATCACATATCCGAAGCCTCTCGACGAGCTGCTGACCGCCGCGTTCGAGACGTTCAGCGCCGCGCAGCCGTGGATCCGCGACTTCGAGCTGCATCCGAAATCCGTCGTCCGCGACATGTACGAGCGAGCCATGTCGTTCGGGGAATATGTCGCGTACTACAAGATCGCGCGGTCGGAGGGCGTCGTGCTGCGCTACCTCTCCGACGCCTATCGGGCGGCCTCGCAGACCATCCCCGAAGAGGCGAAGGACGAGGATCTCCGCGACCTGATCGAGTGGTTGGGCGAGCTGGTGCGCCAGGTGGATTCGAGCCTGCTCGACGAGTGGGAGGAGCTGGTCAACGGCGTGCTCCACGGCCCGGACGACGAGCCGATCGTTCCGCCGGCGCCGAAGAGACTGACATCGAACGTCCGCGCCTTCCGCACTCTCGTGCGCAACGAGCTGTTCCGTCGAGTGCAGCTGGCCGCCCGCGAGGACGTCGCCGCCCTCGCCGAACTCGACCCGACCTTCGGCGCCGACGCCTGGTCGGATGCGCTCGACGGATACTTCGCCGATCACGACGAGATCCTCACGGGCGCGAACGCCCGCAGCTCTCAGCTGCTGCTCCTGACCGAGGGTGCGACGGAGTGGACCGTCCGTCAGATCCTCGACGACCCGGCGGGCGACCACGACTGGGGCATCTCGGCCACCGTCGACCTCGCCGCCTCCGACGAAGAGGGCGCGGCCGTGGTCACCGTGACGGGCATCGACCGCCTCTAG
- the putP gene encoding sodium/proline symporter PutP, with the protein MSDQIFLYGALGLYFAGMLLIGYFAYKRTSDHEDYMLGGRNLPSWVAAISAGAADMSGWLVMGLPGAIYAAGLIEAWIAIGLTIGAYLNWLLVAPRLRAYTEVSRNSITIPSFFENRLRDTSRSLRIASGLIILVFFTLYISSGMVAAGVFFESSFNGDYLFGMLLVGGITLLYTLFGGFLGASLTDVVQGLMMVIALIVVPVAAVIAIGGLEETSTLITENAGEGFLSLLGGGAVTGGTFLAIASALAWGLGYFGQPHIIVRFMALRSPQEAKSARRIGISWMVVSMFGAIISGLVGIAYMAQQGITLDNPETVVLLMSQTLLHPFVAGLVLAAVLAAIMSTVSSQLVVCSSALVEDLYKVVRKTPPSDKRLVLLGRLAVLVVAIIAIILAITPNDSILGLVSFAWAGFGAAFGPIVLLSLFWRKLTNWGALAGMFIGAVTVFVWKALDTDLYELLPAFVFAFVAAVVVSLVTYTRNDDIEKEFTDAEAMLTAPRAAVGSAR; encoded by the coding sequence ATGTCCGATCAGATCTTCTTGTATGGGGCGCTCGGGCTGTACTTCGCCGGCATGCTGCTCATCGGATACTTCGCCTACAAGCGCACCTCCGACCATGAGGACTACATGCTCGGCGGACGCAACCTGCCGTCGTGGGTCGCCGCGATCAGCGCCGGTGCGGCCGACATGTCGGGCTGGCTCGTGATGGGTCTTCCCGGCGCGATCTACGCCGCTGGACTGATCGAGGCCTGGATCGCGATCGGGCTGACGATCGGCGCCTACCTCAACTGGCTGCTGGTGGCGCCACGGCTTCGCGCCTACACCGAGGTGTCGCGCAACTCGATCACGATCCCGAGCTTCTTCGAGAACCGGCTCCGCGACACCAGCCGGTCGCTGCGCATCGCCTCGGGGCTCATCATCCTGGTGTTCTTCACGCTGTACATCTCGTCGGGCATGGTCGCCGCCGGCGTCTTCTTCGAGAGCTCGTTCAACGGCGACTACCTGTTCGGGATGCTGCTGGTCGGCGGCATCACCCTGCTGTACACGCTCTTCGGCGGATTCCTCGGGGCCTCCCTCACCGACGTCGTGCAGGGGCTGATGATGGTGATCGCGCTGATCGTCGTGCCGGTCGCCGCCGTCATCGCGATCGGCGGACTCGAGGAGACGTCGACGCTCATCACCGAGAACGCCGGAGAGGGATTCCTGTCGCTGCTCGGCGGAGGGGCCGTCACCGGCGGCACCTTCCTCGCCATCGCCTCGGCCCTGGCGTGGGGCCTCGGGTACTTCGGGCAGCCGCACATCATCGTGCGCTTCATGGCGCTGCGCTCGCCGCAGGAGGCGAAGAGCGCGCGTCGCATCGGCATCTCCTGGATGGTCGTCTCGATGTTCGGCGCGATCATCTCGGGCCTCGTCGGCATCGCCTACATGGCGCAGCAGGGCATCACCCTCGACAACCCCGAGACCGTGGTGCTGCTGATGTCGCAGACGCTGCTGCATCCGTTCGTCGCCGGACTCGTGCTGGCGGCCGTGCTCGCGGCGATCATGAGCACCGTGTCGAGCCAGCTGGTCGTGTGCTCGTCTGCGCTGGTCGAGGACCTCTACAAGGTGGTGCGCAAGACCCCGCCGTCCGACAAGCGGCTGGTGCTGCTGGGCCGCCTGGCGGTGCTCGTCGTCGCGATCATCGCGATCATCCTCGCGATCACGCCGAACGACTCGATCCTCGGGCTCGTGTCGTTCGCCTGGGCGGGATTCGGCGCCGCGTTCGGCCCGATCGTCCTGCTCAGCCTGTTCTGGCGCAAGCTCACGAACTGGGGTGCTCTCGCGGGCATGTTCATCGGAGCGGTCACGGTGTTCGTCTGGAAGGCCCTCGACACCGACCTGTACGAGCTGCTCCCCGCGTTCGTGTTCGCGTTCGTCGCGGCCGTCGTGGTGAGCCTCGTCACCTACACGCGCAACGACGACATCGAGAAGGAGTTCACCGACGCCGAAGCGATGCTGACGGCACCGCGGGCCGCAGTCGGCAGCGCTCGCTGA
- the deoD gene encoding purine-nucleoside phosphorylase: MSTHIAAQPGQIAPVVLFPGDPLRAKWIAETFLDDAELYSETRGMLGFTGTWEGHRVSVQGSGMGQPSMAIYATELFEEYDVKTIVRVGSCGALTEKLQVRDIIIANGACTDSGINRVRFHGLDYAPVADFGLLRAAVEASEAEALDSAVHVGLLFSSDQFYSTRPELTEPFVQHGALGVEMEAAGLYTLAAYHGRRALAICTVSDHIVTGEQTTAQEREQTFGDMIRIALRAATSV, encoded by the coding sequence ATGAGCACGCACATCGCCGCACAGCCCGGTCAGATCGCCCCCGTCGTCCTGTTCCCCGGCGATCCGCTGCGGGCGAAGTGGATCGCCGAGACCTTCCTCGACGACGCCGAGCTGTACTCCGAGACCCGCGGGATGCTGGGCTTCACCGGCACCTGGGAGGGCCACCGCGTCTCGGTGCAGGGTTCGGGCATGGGTCAGCCGTCGATGGCCATCTATGCGACCGAGCTGTTCGAGGAGTACGACGTAAAGACGATCGTGCGCGTCGGATCGTGCGGGGCGCTGACCGAGAAGCTGCAGGTGCGGGACATCATCATCGCGAACGGCGCCTGCACCGATTCGGGCATCAACAGGGTGCGCTTCCACGGACTCGACTACGCACCTGTCGCGGACTTCGGACTGCTGCGCGCGGCGGTCGAGGCGAGCGAGGCCGAGGCCCTGGACTCGGCCGTCCACGTCGGTCTGCTGTTCTCGAGCGACCAGTTCTACAGCACCCGACCCGAGCTGACCGAGCCGTTCGTGCAGCACGGCGCCCTCGGTGTCGAGATGGAGGCCGCGGGGCTGTACACCCTCGCCGCGTACCACGGGCGTCGCGCTCTGGCCATCTGCACGGTGTCGGATCACATCGTCACCGGCGAGCAGACCACCGCTCAGGAGCGCGAGCAGACCTTCGGCGACATGATCCGCATCGCGCTGCGCGCCGCGACGTCCGTCTGA
- a CDS encoding SRPBCC family protein: MVQIIETIDVHVPIDVAYNQWTQFESFPQFLDEVESIVQLDDTHTRWKVNVGGATREFDAEITEQHPDERVAWNSIGGETEHAGVVTFHKLEDLTTRVTVQIDWEPEGLLEKVGSLVGAGSHAVKKDLQNFKEFMEKRGTETGAWRGDVDA; this comes from the coding sequence ATGGTGCAGATCATCGAGACCATCGACGTACACGTTCCCATCGACGTGGCGTACAACCAGTGGACGCAGTTCGAGAGCTTCCCGCAGTTCCTCGACGAGGTGGAGTCGATCGTCCAGCTGGACGACACGCACACCCGCTGGAAGGTGAACGTGGGCGGCGCGACGCGCGAGTTCGACGCGGAGATCACCGAGCAGCACCCCGACGAGCGAGTCGCGTGGAACAGCATCGGCGGTGAGACCGAGCATGCGGGCGTCGTGACGTTCCACAAGCTCGAAGACCTCACGACCCGCGTGACCGTGCAGATCGACTGGGAGCCCGAGGGGCTTCTCGAGAAGGTCGGCTCGCTCGTGGGCGCGGGCTCGCACGCGGTGAAGAAGGATCTCCAGAACTTCAAGGAGTTCATGGAGAAGCGCGGCACCGAGACCGGTGCGTGGCGCGGCGACGTCGACGCCTGA